The sequence GCCCGCTGCGGAAACGCGCAGAAACTACTTCTCCACCAGCTTCAGCTGCTTGTCGAAAACCTTCAGCACTTGATTCAGGTCATGACCACGTTTCAGGATCATGCCGCTGGTATTGACGACGGAAAAGGCACCCTGCTTGGCCGATAGCTTCGGATTCTTTTCGATGCGGAAAAGCGGCATCTCGCCGGAGCGCTTGAAGACGGAGAAAACCGCTTTGTCCTTCAAATGGTCGATGGCGTAGTCGCGCCACTCGCCTTCGCCGACCATGCGACCATAGATCCAGAGAATCGCATCCAGCTCCCGGCGATGAAACGTCACCGGCAGCGGGTCCTTGCTCTGTTTGTATTCTCTGAGATCAACGACGACGGATGAATTGGTATCGACGGAACGGCTTTTACCGTGTCTCAAATCCGGCTGATCAGTCATCAATCCCCCAGGGGCTATCTCATGACAGGAGAATGACAGTTTGCCTCAGCCACATCAAATTGCAAGACGGCTGGCGGCTCACAATTTCTTTCCCAGCTGTGAAAGCACCTCGTCAGCGCCGCATTTCAGCCAAAACGACGCCCAATTTACAGGAAGTATAGGGAACCGTTTGGCGCCGCCGCGTCAAACGGCCCGGCCGGGGCGTATCGATTAAACCCCAGCCCCGAATGCGTCCTCGCCGGGCACCTCCCCTTTTCGGCGCCAGCCGAAATAGGAACCCTTTTTGGCGTCACGCAAAATAGGGATCTTTCGACCGTCAGCCCGAATAGGAGCCTTTTGGGCCCAAGCCGAATGAAGGGGCTCCAGAAAAGCCGCTCAGCCGTCCGAGCCCACAGTCAAAACAGTCGCCCCGAAAATGGCGGCCGGATCGCCCGCAGGCGTCGACGCCTGCAGCAGAATCGCGAGGCCTCGCCGGCCGGCTTTATCGAG comes from Rhizobium tropici CIAT 899 and encodes:
- a CDS encoding DUF2794 domain-containing protein: MTDQPDLRHGKSRSVDTNSSVVVDLREYKQSKDPLPVTFHRRELDAILWIYGRMVGEGEWRDYAIDHLKDKAVFSVFKRSGEMPLFRIEKNPKLSAKQGAFSVVNTSGMILKRGHDLNQVLKVFDKQLKLVEK